One genomic window of Struthio camelus isolate bStrCam1 chromosome 1, bStrCam1.hap1, whole genome shotgun sequence includes the following:
- the LOC138065753 gene encoding ankyrin repeat domain-containing protein 7-like, translating to EKELGKLHRAAASGDLARVRRRRWLPRVGLDGRDKAKRTPLHLACANGHAEVVLYLVERKCKLNPRDNFKRSPLMKAVQCQHEGCVAILLAHGADANLADANGNTALHLAALAPNTCLAGQLLAHNAHLDAQNKMGYTPLSLAVSAHHVEMVEFLLSKGADVHARD from the exons gagaaggagctgggcaagctgcaccgcgcggccgccagcggcgacctggcgcgggtgcggcggcggcggtggctgccgagagtcggcctcgacgggcgggacaaggcgaagcg gacacctctgcatctggcttgcgctaacggacatgcggaggttgtcttgtacttagtagagaggaagtgcaagctaaatcctcgtgacaacttcaagagatcgccactgatgaag gcagtgcagtgccagcacgaaggctgcgtcgccattctgctagcgcatggcgccgacgctaaccttgcggatgctaacggcaacactgcccttcacctggctgcccttgctcctaacacctgcctagcagggcagttactggcgcacaacgcccatcttgatgcgcagaataag atgggatacacgcccctttctctggccgtgtccgcgcatcacgtagagatggtggagttcctgcttagcaaaggagccgacgtgcacgctcgagat